The following proteins come from a genomic window of Candidatus Thiodiazotropha sp. CDECU1:
- the clpX gene encoding ATP-dependent Clp protease ATP-binding subunit ClpX, with protein sequence MTTSKTFCSFCNQEQTADIPLIAGVDGHICEDCVRLASRVVSSWGRRRAATKPFKQIPKPIELKTNLDRYIVGQQLAKETLAVAVYNHYKRLNMESERTGMTTTDDQVEIDKSNILLLGPSGTGKTLLASTLARIVGVPFVIADATTLTQAGYVGEDVESILGRLLDSADGNMELAEWGIIYIDEIDKLARSGETSHGTRDVSGEGVQQALLKLVEGSKVKLNAKGRKDQNDEHAMDTRNILFIAGGAFEGLQAILEKRFNRGKNGIGFHVDPSQSDAEHDPLQLFEEVQPEDLRHFGLIPEFIGRFPVITALHDLDEQALVRILTEPRNALLRQYQRLFEFEGVKLEFTSEALTAVARDAIQRGTGARGLRSVMEGLLRNVMFEMPSLEDAVHCQIDEAHVNGEKTVKLMDNKENQPLPLSCKL encoded by the coding sequence ATGACCACAAGCAAGACCTTCTGCTCTTTTTGCAATCAGGAACAGACCGCCGATATCCCTTTGATTGCCGGAGTGGATGGTCACATCTGTGAGGATTGCGTGCGCCTGGCCTCGCGGGTCGTATCCAGCTGGGGACGCCGCCGTGCCGCCACAAAGCCCTTTAAACAGATACCCAAGCCGATTGAACTGAAGACAAACCTGGATCGTTACATCGTCGGTCAGCAATTGGCGAAGGAGACCCTGGCGGTTGCCGTCTACAACCACTACAAGCGCCTCAATATGGAGAGTGAGCGCACCGGTATGACGACGACCGACGATCAGGTGGAGATAGATAAGTCGAATATCTTACTCCTGGGTCCTTCCGGTACCGGAAAAACCCTGCTCGCCAGCACCCTTGCCAGGATCGTGGGTGTTCCCTTCGTCATCGCCGATGCCACGACCCTGACCCAGGCGGGCTATGTGGGAGAGGATGTTGAGAGCATCCTCGGTCGTCTGCTGGACAGCGCGGATGGAAATATGGAGCTTGCCGAGTGGGGCATCATCTATATCGATGAGATCGATAAACTGGCACGATCCGGAGAGACCTCACATGGTACCCGGGATGTTTCCGGGGAGGGCGTTCAACAGGCGCTGTTGAAGCTGGTTGAGGGATCGAAGGTCAAGTTGAATGCCAAGGGCCGCAAGGATCAGAATGATGAGCATGCCATGGATACGCGAAATATCCTGTTTATTGCCGGTGGTGCATTCGAAGGATTGCAGGCTATCCTGGAAAAACGCTTTAACCGGGGAAAAAACGGCATAGGTTTCCACGTGGATCCATCCCAATCCGATGCTGAGCATGATCCGCTGCAACTGTTTGAAGAGGTGCAACCGGAAGATCTGCGCCACTTCGGTCTTATACCCGAGTTCATCGGGCGCTTTCCCGTTATCACCGCATTGCATGACCTTGATGAACAGGCATTGGTGCGGATTTTGACTGAACCCAGGAATGCACTTCTCAGGCAGTATCAAAGGCTGTTCGAATTCGAAGGCGTGAAGCTAGAGTTCACCTCGGAAGCCTTAACCGCAGTGGCAAGAGACGCCATCCAGCGGGGCACGGGTGCGAGAGGATTAAGGTCGGTCATGGAGGGTCTGCTGCGGAATGTGATGTTCGAGATGCCTTCGCTTGAAGATGCCGTCCACTGCCAGATCGACGAGGCACATGTGAATGGTGAAAAAACGGTTAAACTTATGGATAATAAGGAAAACCAGCCGTTGCCCTTGAGCTGCAAGCTTTGA